TGGTCTTGGCATCGAGCTTGGCTTGGTAGATCTTTGTGATGGCAGCGTTGATAGCATCAACTACTCTGGTGGTTTGTTCTTTATCCTTTTCGTTTGTTTGTTCAATATGAACTAGACCGAGATACTGAAATTCATAAGCCTTTGCTATGACTCTGTGGAAGTCTAGAGCGGATTTGAGATTGGGATTTTGTTTTAGTAATAGGTGGATGAGTCTTCTGTTTGAGTTCCGAATTAATTCCACTCTCTTTTTGTAATTGAGAGCAGAATCCTTTTGGGGATTAATGTAATTTGCAAGTAATCTGGTGTTCTGATCTAATTTGGATGCTGGTTTTGTATCGTCTTGATCAAGAGGCTTACAGGCTTGTTTGGTTCTTTCTGCAAGTGTGTCGATAATGAGATAGTCGATATAATCCAAAAAATTTGCAAGTGGTAAAATTGTTGGTTTACTGAGAGAGTCTATTGATTGGGTTGTTTGAAAATTGGAATCATTCACTACGACACTATTGAAGATTGATACGTAACAAGCGTCTAGCCAATGACTTAGTTTTCTATGTATAGATTCTGTCCTTGAATTATGAGAATCATATTCACAAATTAAGATTGGGATTGGTCCATGATAGTTTTGAGCAGGAGCTTGAGAACTAGTTACTTGGTAGGATGATCCTAAGATATTGTTTGTGGTTCGAATTAGTTTAGTGCAGATGTCTGTAAAACTATTTGGTCTATCACCGCAGACTGTTGCATGAATTTGTGTCCTATACTGATTTTCTTTTTCACTGAGTTCTCTTGCCTGGACTTCATGTCTTCTAAGATTAAACACTGATCGTATTGGGACGCTGGTATTAAAGACAACAATTGCCATTAATTAAACAATCGCATATTATGTAGAGGAGATTTGGGTTTCTTATGTTTTCTCAACAATCACAGTCTGAGTAGGGAAAGCCATATCAATACTAGCTTTTTCAAACTCTTCTTTGATTTTTAGATTGATGATTTCGCGAATACGCATATATTCAATATAGTCACCAGAAAGGTGATAGTAGACGATTTCAAAATTGAGACTATAAGCTGCAAACTCTTTGAAGTTGACTCTGTCTAAATCAGCGTTATCAACTTCTGAGAAAATTGTTTTGATGATTTCAGGAATCTGTTTGCATTTATCTAAGCTAGTCTCGTAAGTGACACCGATGGTAAAGGGAATACGGCGCTTATTCATTTTTTTGAAATTTTGCACGCGAGCACTTGTTAGTTCTTTGTTGGAAATTACAATCTCTTCTCCCTGAAGTGCTTCCAGGCGTGTGCTTTTCATACCGATCTTTTTAACTGTACCCATGTGCTCCCCGACTGTTATGAAATCACCAACAGCAAAAGGTTTGTCAAAATAGATAGAGAAAGAACTGAAAATATCACCGAGTATATTTTGTACAGCAAGAGCAATGGCAATACCACCAATACCCATACTTGCAGTTAATGAAGTGACATTCACTCCCATGTTTGAGAGGAATAGTAAAATACCAACTGCCCAGAGACCAATCTTGATAAAGAGACTAAGACCACTAAATACCATTTGGTCAGCTTCATTCGTTTGATTGTTTTTGAGTGCCTTGATTAAGAAATATTCAAGGATTTTTTGCGAAGCATTAATGAGTTGGATCATAAAAAGCCCCAAGAAAATTCCACGAATACCCTTGTTAAGAAACTGAGCCAAGATCAAAGAATGGCTTGCAAAATAGAGAGCGGTAAGATCATAAAACCGTGGATGTATAGCATCCAAAATCTCAACTAATGTGTCATCGAAGTGGGTTGGGGTTGCAGCAGCTATTTTGCGTAATCTGCCTAGAATAATTTTGCGAAAGATTCTAAATAGAATCAGTAGCCCAATAAAGATTCCGATCGCATATAAATATTGTTCAATTGTGTTTCCAAAAAATTCTTGATTTAATAGTTCTTGGTAATTGCTCATTGAATTATTTTAACAAATTTGACCAATGATGTTAGACTTAGCCCATTAAATGAACCTTGTTCGGCTATTATTTGTTTTATTTTGTGTAACTAATTCTTTAGCTATTGGCGCTGAGCCAATTAGTTTTGAGCGTGGTGGTATTTCTGATTCTCCAGGGATTGTTCGACCAAAGTCTTTGCAACTTGAATTTGGTTTACTTGATTATACGAATACAAATCAATCTAGTTATACTCTTGGTACTAGTCTGTTTCGTTATGGTTTAATTCAAGATAGATTTGAGTTGCGGTTTTTAGGTAGTGGCTTAGAGTTTGTCGATGATGGCTTGAACTTTAATCATATTGCACCTGGCTTTAAAGTCAATTTGCTTAAAGAGCAGCGACATCTACCAAGTCTTGATTTGATTTCTCATGTTGCAATTCCGCTTGATGGTAATTTTGCGCATTTCTATAAATTCCTGATTAATAAAGAATTGAAAGAGAAGCTCAAATTTTTGACTAACTTGAGTTTAAATTTTGATAACCATCAAGGACATACAGATAGCTATCTGCCTTATGTTTTTGATTTGAATTATGAGTTAAACGCAAAACTCAGTGCCTTAGCAGAAGTTTTTGGTACTTGGTCTATGACTGGT
The Cyanobacteriota bacterium genome window above contains:
- a CDS encoding transporter, with amino-acid sequence MNLVRLLFVLFCVTNSLAIGAEPISFERGGISDSPGIVRPKSLQLEFGLLDYTNTNQSSYTLGTSLFRYGLIQDRFELRFLGSGLEFVDDGLNFNHIAPGFKVNLLKEQRHLPSLDLISHVAIPLDGNFAHFYKFLINKELKEKLKFLTNLSLNFDNHQGHTDSYLPYVFDLNYELNAKLSALAEVFGTWSMTGDAGNPLGLAYGFTYLLSDDTGIDFTNFYGLNESAADIGISFGMSHRF
- a CDS encoding mechanosensitive ion channel family protein, with the protein product MSNYQELLNQEFFGNTIEQYLYAIGIFIGLLILFRIFRKIILGRLRKIAAATPTHFDDTLVEILDAIHPRFYDLTALYFASHSLILAQFLNKGIRGIFLGLFMIQLINASQKILEYFLIKALKNNQTNEADQMVFSGLSLFIKIGLWAVGILLFLSNMGVNVTSLTASMGIGGIAIALAVQNILGDIFSSFSIYFDKPFAVGDFITVGEHMGTVKKIGMKSTRLEALQGEEIVISNKELTSARVQNFKKMNKRRIPFTIGVTYETSLDKCKQIPEIIKTIFSEVDNADLDRVNFKEFAAYSLNFEIVYYHLSGDYIEYMRIREIINLKIKEEFEKASIDMAFPTQTVIVEKT